The Alkalibacter rhizosphaerae genomic sequence GGCCTTCCCAGTTTTCAAAATAATTCCCCAAAGTGCCGATGATTCCAACTCTTCGACCTTGATCCTCCAGCAGCTCCTTCAGAAAAAATGCCGTGCTGCTTTTTCCGTTGGTTCCGGTTATACCAATCACTTTCATTCTATTTGAAGGATATCCATGGTAACAAGCAGCTGCCGCGCTCATGGCTCTTCGAACATCTTTTACCAAAATCACTGGAATGGAATTCTCCGATGCCGTACGCTCCAATGCATTTCTATTTTCTGAAACGACAGCTACTGCCCCTCTACGAACAGCATCTTCAATATAGGCATTGCCATCGGCCTGAAATCCGCCAATGGCAAAGAATACATCTCCTTTTTTACATGTTCTGGAATCATAACACAAGCCTGCAGCATCGATTTGCCCATCTCCATGAAACCATTCCATGTGGACCTTCTGGAACAGTACGCTTAGTTTCATTCTTCCACCTCAATGTCGTTATCCGGCAAATGTTCAAAGACGACGGAAATGATGCTTCCCCTTGGCACGATAGTACCGGCTTCCGGTTCCTGCATTACAGCAAAACCGCCTGTTCCTTGAAAATCCATGATCAAGCCTCTCTGCTCCAGCATCGCAGATGCATTGTGGACCGTCAAGTCCAGTACATTGGGAACAGAAATCAAATCGTCACTTTCACCAAGTATTTGTCCCACTTCCAAAGTGATCTTCGTGTTTTCTTCCATTCTGGCTCCAGGGTTTGGCTCTTGATCCAAAACCCCGATCCCATTGCCGGAGTCCGTTCCGTTCAACTCATAAGATACACCTAGATTGTTCAAGATTTCCTTCGCTGTGGAAATGTCCAGATTTCGAAGATCCGGTACGATGTCCGTTCGACCAAAATCAACCGCATCTCCAACCGGAACATTCATGTACTTCAAAATATCGGTGATTATTTCCACGGCCGGTACTCCAGCAGTACTGGATCCTGTCACGCTGCCGCCGGTCAATGCTTTCGACGGTTCATCGACGATCACAAGCAAACTGATCTTTGGATCATCCACTGGTGCAAATCCGAAAAAAGAAGTTATGTACAGCTCATTGGAATACGCTCCATCGACGATCTTCTGCGCTGTCCCCGTCTTGCCGCCCATGGAAAACCCTTGGGTCTTGCTGGACATGGAGGCAGATTCCAAAATCACATTCTCCATTGCTTCTTTAAGCCCGTCTGCTGTCTTTTTTGATATGATTTTTCTGGACACGTCGGTCAGATAGGATTCAATGACCTCTTCTGTCTCGCTGGATCTTGTTTCCTTGACGACCGTCGGTTTGATATAATCGCCGCCATTGACAATGGCTGACAAGGCAGTGATCAATTGGATCGGCGTTACACCGATCCCCTGGCCAAAGGATTTGGTGGCATAATCCACCTTGTTGATATTCTCATTGACCGGTACGATCCCGTATTGTTCTCCGTCCAGTTGGATCCCGGTCCGATCTCCAAATCCAAAATTATATACATATTGATAAAACGTATCCGGATTCATGCGGAGGATCGTCTCCACCAGTACCGGATTGCATGAATTGGATATGGCTTCCAAGAACGTCTCGTTTTCGTGGCCTCTGGGATAGATATGGCAGCGTATACGGACCCCGTCCACCATGATGAACCCTTCGTCGTAAAATGCACTGTCCGGTCGCACTACGCCTTCTTCCAAGGCTGCAGCACCTGTGATCACCTTGAAAGTGGAGCCCGGTTCAAAATTGTAGCTTACAGAAGGATTGTTCCACATGATCTGTTGTTGTTCTCCAAGGTTTTTCCCTTCCAACTCCTTGACCAGGGCATCCTTGATCTCCTGGGTCACCGTACGCGGATCATTCAAGTCGTAATCCGGATTAGCACTCATGCCCAGTACCTCTCCTGTACCGGGATCCATGGCAATGGCGATGACACGTTTTGCACCAGTATCGGTCAACAGCTTCTCCGAAGCAGACTCCAAATAATGCTGGATGATGCTATCCAAGGTCAAGACGACATGATTTCCAGGCTTGGCGGGGATCAGGATCTGATATCCGGAAGGGACACGTTGATTTTTTCCATCTTTTTCATAGACAAGTACTCCGTCTTCACCTCTCAGATCATGATCAAAGATCCGCTCGATCCCATAAAGTCCTTGATGGTCCGTTCCTGTAAATCCCAAGACATAGGATGCAAAATTTCCATTTGTGTAATATCGCTTCTTGTCTTCCGAGATCTCCACACCGGCGATCTGTTGGTCTTTGATCAAAAAAGCTTTTTCATTGTCCACTTTTCTGGCGATCAATACCAGGGAGCGAGTTTCATCCCTGCATTTTTCGATGGTCTCCTCCAAATCGAGCTGGAGGATCTCACTCAAATAAGTTCCGGTCGCTTCCGGATCTTCCAATGCATCCGGTCTTGCGTATACACTGCTGGCAGATGCATCCTGGGCCAGCACATTTCCGTTGCGGTCATAGATATTTCCTCTGGACGCCGTTACCGGGATCTCCCCCATTAATTGGTTGATCTGTGCATCCGACAATTCCATGGATTGATATGCTTGGATATATGTAAGTCTTGCTGCAAGTACGACAAAAAGTATTGAAAAAACAAAAAAGGCAAAAATCAGCCTTTTTTTTCTTCGTAGTTGATACAGGGACATAATCAGACCTCCATATCAGTTGATCAATTTTGCGATCCAAGAAACCAGTTTGCTTTGGGATGCTACCGAAACTGTTTTTACAGCATTTCCTTCCGCTGTTCGTACTCCTTCGTTGATGGCGAGATACGTATATTGGTCACTGGCAGGTTCTACCATGCCCAGCACGCTTTTTGCATAATTCTCGATATGATTCAAGTCCAAACTGGATACGATCTGACCTTCCTTGGAATCGTTGATCATCTGAATTTCTTTTAAGTCTTTCTCCATTTGAACGATATCCTGATTTACAGCATTGATCCGAGAGTATTGGTACAATACACCCATCCCCATGAAAAACAGCACGAAAACCATCATCAGACATTTGGCCTTGGTCATGGGTTTCATCCGTTGTTTTTTTTCGTATTTGTTTCGAATGCGCGTAATAGCGATATCGTCGTCTTCCAGATAGTAATTATATAGTTTTTTCTCGGATATGACCATACCCTACACCCCTTGATTTAAATTTTTTCTGCAATTCTTAGTTTGGCACTTCTCGCTCTTGCATTGGATTCCAGTTCTTCCTGTCCTGCCACGATCGGTTTTCGGGTTATGATTTTGATGGTTGCTTCCTTCCCGCAACGGCACACAGGAAAATCTGGCGGACAAGTGCATGGATTTTGCAAGCTCTTGTATTTGTTTTTGATGATCCGGTCTTCCAGAGAATGGAATGTTATGATGGCCAGTCTGCCACCGGTTTTCAAACTCTTTACTGCATCTTCCACCGTTTGTTCCAATATTTCCAGCTCTTGGTTGACTTCGATTCGGATCGCCTGAAAAGTTCTTCTTGCCGGATGAGGTCCCACACGGCGAAATTTTGCAGGAATGGCGGATTTGATGATCTCCGCCAATTGGGTCGTCGTATCAATGGGTTTCTTCGAACGTGCTTCTACTATAAATGAAGCGATCCTTTTTGCGAATTTTTCTTCTCCGTACTGTCGAATCACTTTTTCCAGGGAGGCCAAGTCGTATTCATTGACCACATGGTATGCGGTGATCCTTTGTCGATCGTCCATTCGCATGTCCAGTTTTGCGGTGTTGTGGTATGAAAATCCTCGATCCACATCATCCAATTGGAAAGAACTCACACCCAGA encodes the following:
- a CDS encoding septum formation initiator family protein, with amino-acid sequence MVISEKKLYNYYLEDDDIAITRIRNKYEKKQRMKPMTKAKCLMMVFVLFFMGMGVLYQYSRINAVNQDIVQMEKDLKEIQMINDSKEGQIVSSLDLNHIENYAKSVLGMVEPASDQYTYLAINEGVRTAEGNAVKTVSVASQSKLVSWIAKLIN
- the rsmH gene encoding 16S rRNA (cytosine(1402)-N(4))-methyltransferase RsmH, whose protein sequence is MDLKHESVLLDECLEGLDIKADGVYIDGTLGGGGHSLAICSKLGKEGVLIGIDQDAYALERAKQRLLGVTCKTVFVRDNFRNMAAIVEQHAPDKVDGILLDLGVSSFQLDDVDRGFSYHNTAKLDMRMDDRQRITAYHVVNEYDLASLEKVIRQYGEEKFAKRIASFIVEARSKKPIDTTTQLAEIIKSAIPAKFRRVGPHPARRTFQAIRIEVNQELEILEQTVEDAVKSLKTGGRLAIITFHSLEDRIIKNKYKSLQNPCTCPPDFPVCRCGKEATIKIITRKPIVAGQEELESNARARSAKLRIAEKI
- a CDS encoding penicillin-binding transpeptidase domain-containing protein, which gives rise to MSLYQLRRKKRLIFAFFVFSILFVVLAARLTYIQAYQSMELSDAQINQLMGEIPVTASRGNIYDRNGNVLAQDASASSVYARPDALEDPEATGTYLSEILQLDLEETIEKCRDETRSLVLIARKVDNEKAFLIKDQQIAGVEISEDKKRYYTNGNFASYVLGFTGTDHQGLYGIERIFDHDLRGEDGVLVYEKDGKNQRVPSGYQILIPAKPGNHVVLTLDSIIQHYLESASEKLLTDTGAKRVIAIAMDPGTGEVLGMSANPDYDLNDPRTVTQEIKDALVKELEGKNLGEQQQIMWNNPSVSYNFEPGSTFKVITGAAALEEGVVRPDSAFYDEGFIMVDGVRIRCHIYPRGHENETFLEAISNSCNPVLVETILRMNPDTFYQYVYNFGFGDRTGIQLDGEQYGIVPVNENINKVDYATKSFGQGIGVTPIQLITALSAIVNGGDYIKPTVVKETRSSETEEVIESYLTDVSRKIISKKTADGLKEAMENVILESASMSSKTQGFSMGGKTGTAQKIVDGAYSNELYITSFFGFAPVDDPKISLLVIVDEPSKALTGGSVTGSSTAGVPAVEIITDILKYMNVPVGDAVDFGRTDIVPDLRNLDISTAKEILNNLGVSYELNGTDSGNGIGVLDQEPNPGARMEENTKITLEVGQILGESDDLISVPNVLDLTVHNASAMLEQRGLIMDFQGTGGFAVMQEPEAGTIVPRGSIISVVFEHLPDNDIEVEE